Within the Gracilinema caldarium DSM 7334 genome, the region TCCCGGACTTCTCTCAACAACCGCTTCGCTCGGCTTGGACCGCAGCCCGCCCGCTGGCAGGCCGCAGCAGCGATACAGGACCTGATGCTGGACGTGATATAAGCCGCGATATTGTAGTTATTGATCATGGAACATCAGGAACTTTGAAGGGGCTATTTACTGTCTTGGGTGGTAAAGCGACCACCCTACGAATTATGGGAGAATTGGTATCCGATCAGGTCGCCCTGTATCTCGGTAATGATGAACCCTGTAGAACTTCTCTTTTTGAGCTGTACCCCTACGATTATTTCTGGAGACTGGCATGAAACAGAGTTTGCGAATTAAAAGGGGAACGGACGACGATGCCCTATACTATGTTTACGAAGTAGACCTCCCTTCGGGCTCTTCGGTGCTCGATGCCCTTGAGTATATCCGTACCGGTTCGGTACCGGATCTTATGTATCGCCATTCCTGCCATCATGGGTCGTGTGGAACCTGTGCGGTTCGCATAAACGGCAAAGAAGTATTAGCCTGTCTTACAAGACTTGAGGCCTACACAGGGACGATTCCCACCATTGAACCGCTGGCCGCTTTTAAGCATGACAGGGACCTGGTAATAGACCCGGGGTCACTATTCCGTCGACTCCCCAAGGATGCGGCAAAGCTCCGAAGAAGCGAGTGGTCGGGCGGAGAGATTATTCGGGATCCTGCTGATAAGAGGCAACAGTCCCATCCAAGCGGTATTGAACATTTTGTCCGATTTGAGGACTGTATTGAATGCGGAGCCTGTATATCTGCCTGTCCGGTGACAAGACAAGCATGGGCAGAAGATTCCCTTGTAGCCATACCCTTTTTAGGGCCTGCTGTCCTTGTAGCTCTACATCGGGAAAGCATTAATAACCCTGAACGTAGGGATGAAATGCTGGAGTTGGCAAAATTACCTAATGGGGTCTCAGCTTGTGAAAAGCATTTTGACTGTTCTCGGGTATGTCCCCGAATGGTAGCTCCCGGTAAACACATTGAACAGCTTCGGAAAGAGCTATCCGATAGATCGAAAGACTGAAGGGTCAAAGGCTATCTATTTATGTTTTTGGTGTAGAAAGGACTGCATCTACCAGCTTTTGTAAATCGGGATTAAGCTCTTTCGATTTTTTGGGAGCTTCCTGATAGACCGTGTTGGCAATATACAAAAGTCCGTTTGAATCTTCTACGATAACGTTTCCCTCGTTATTCTCTGGTTCATCTAGATTGATGAGCTCCTCTACCTCCTGGGCTTCTTCCTCAACTGTATTGTCAGCTTCTTCAAGCAGTGGCGGTTCATTCTTTACACCGTTGCTGAAGGGCTTAAACATAATGATCTGGGTGGGACTTGGCCTCATGCTCTCAAGTTCTTGTACTACGTCTTGATTACTCCCTTGGTCAGATTCATGTTCTTCCCATTCAGAAATGGATTCTAGTTCAGTTATTCCTTCTGAAGCATCCTGATCCGTTGATTCAGTCTCTTGTGCCATAATAGGTTGTTTTAGTTGTGCAAGCATTGTATCGAAGGGTGAAACAATTTCAAAACTTATTTCAGGATGTTCTGTATCAGTTAATTCGGTCGTTTCCGGGAAAGGGGAGAATTCGATTTTTCGGGCAATCTCATCGATGAGTGTTTCCATATCAACGGATTTTTTATCTGGTGTTTCTTTTGCTTCTGTAGTATAGTCTTGTTGCTCTAATGCAGAGGTTTCTTCCAGTTCAGATACAGTATCTATCTCTTCGCCCGCTTCAGAAATCGGCTCGAGCTCTTCTAGTTCCTTTGCCTTTTTTTGTTCCAATATGGCCATCACCGATGCTTCATCCGTATCCACCAGTTCAAGGCCGCTGGTCTCAATAATAGTAGGAATATCATCTTCCCCAAATACGATACGAATATTTGATTTTTGCTGATATTGCTGTATATCATTAAGTTCAGGGATCTCTGCAGCTAGTTTCATCTCAGCCTCGGCGGCCTCTTCGGCAGCTTCCACCTCTTCGACCGCCTCAGCTTCCTCGACCTCTTCGGCAGCTTCCACCTCTTCGACCGCCTCAGCTTCCTCGACTTCTTCGGCTGCTTCCACCTCTTCGACCGCCTCAGCTTCCTCGACCTCTTCGGCAGCTTCCACCTCTTCCACCTCTTCGGCCAACTCCTCTGATGGCACCACCTCTATGGCTTCTGCCTCGGCGACTTCAACCTTTGATGCGGGCTTTTCGGGTTTCGATACAGCCTTCATTATTGACCTTGTGTCGCCAACCGGGGTTTGCATCCCTGTATTCGGCAGAGAACTTACCGTAGAAAGTATCCGGTTCAACAACTCCTGCAGTTTACCCTCATCGAGGGTGGTGGTAACCTGAGGTCCAGTTTTACCCCCCAAAATGGTTATGATTTCATCCCAGGATTTATCAATCAGGTTATCAATATCCTGTTCAAGCTTCTTTTTCGGTTTTTGGGATAAACCCCGTTTGAGCTCCCTGCGAACCGCTTCCCGCCGCTGTTCCATTTCTCTCGCCCAGCGACTCCAATCAATCGCCTCTTTTTTGTCATAATATTCTTCGAGTAATGAAAGCTGGAGCCGTTTCAGACGTTCCCGAATAATGGTGGTTGTATCCTGTTCGAGATTAAAGAGGAGGAACACCAATAAAAAGGAAGTAAGGAAAAAGCTGGCCAGTAAAATGAGCTTCATAGCAAAGGGGAACATAAAAAGCCGATCATCCAGAAGCCGCCCTACGAACAGAGACGATTCGGTTTTTACTGAAAGCAAGGCAAAACGACTTCCATTATCGCTCGTGAGTGTGACAGGCCCTAAAAGCCCATTTTTCCAGCTTGCACCAATAGTTGCGATGAGTACTGTTTTTCCGCTCCGAGGGAGCCCTGTAACAAAACCCAGGGGGTCCGAAACCAGGGAAACCTCTTCGCCAATCCGGATCCGGCCCTCCCGGATCATCCGTTCCGTAACTGACCGGATGGAAAGGCTAAAGACTGCAGTCCCCCGGTACACAGAAAAGGAATCATAAAAGGGAAAACAGAATAAAAGCCGTTCCTGGTTGGCATCTCCGATAATCCGGGGCTTTCCCTTATCAGGTATATTGATGAGATTAAAGGGGGGATCCTGGAGCTGTTCCCCGTAGTTTTTGTAGGCAAGGCTCGTAGCATCCTGTCGTAAAATATCGTCCCGCAAGGTTGAGTAATGGATCCGCTTGCCCCCCCCATCGATAAATCGTATCCATTGGAGTCCGTTGGTAGCTTCTAAAAGGAGCCCCGCGGCTTTACTCCGTTCAAAGATGTCTTCTGCCGACTGATTCGGAAGGAAACTCCGTTGTACTGCTGGTACTTTAAGCAGGTCTGAGAATCGGTTTTGAACTTCATTAATATAGGTATCTACCAGGGTCGCATCGATGTATAGTTCCGAAAGAGCCTGTCTAGTAATAGATGGATTATAAAATCGTGCCTCAATCAGGTTAAAAAGCCCCGTAAAGGCAATGACCGAAAAGGCCGCAAAGAGGAGGACGGAAATGAGTAGACTGACGGATACCTTTTGCGAAACCGTCATTAGTTAAGCTCCTGCATAGTAATACTTTTTGTTTATCGGCGAAAGTACAACTTCAATATAGAGTTTATTACAAGTCTCTGCAATAAAGCATACCTTGACGCACCTCAAGTCCCCTGCGCATACTGGACCTCTCATGCAGGAACTAATATCGATAGAACCGGAGCCACAAAAGGCTTATTTAATAGGAATTCGAGACGGATCGATGGATGATGCGGAGGCCCAGTCCCTGGCACGGGAGCT harbors:
- a CDS encoding succinate dehydrogenase/fumarate reductase iron-sulfur subunit — encoded protein: MKQSLRIKRGTDDDALYYVYEVDLPSGSSVLDALEYIRTGSVPDLMYRHSCHHGSCGTCAVRINGKEVLACLTRLEAYTGTIPTIEPLAAFKHDRDLVIDPGSLFRRLPKDAAKLRRSEWSGGEIIRDPADKRQQSHPSGIEHFVRFEDCIECGACISACPVTRQAWAEDSLVAIPFLGPAVLVALHRESINNPERRDEMLELAKLPNGVSACEKHFDCSRVCPRMVAPGKHIEQLRKELSDRSKD